The sequence CCGGGCCATTGCTGGGGTTTGGATAAAGGTTGACCTGTAGCTGTCCGTCTACTGGAGGAGCGGTGCCGTTAGAAATGTCTTCCAACAGCTGCAGTCCACCTCCATTATTTCCCATCAGCAAATGAGTCTTGTTCCCAAAAGCTTCAGGAATGGAAGCAATCCACGTATTGCGCCCCAGCCGGGTGGTGCTCATCGTGCCGTTTGGCAATGTCAAGAGGGCAGTTTCTGGATTGTTGGAATTGATAAAGTCAGGAAGGTACATCAGGATGCCTCGTTGGTCTACGGCATATAAGTCCAACGTTCCATTTGCAGGAGTGGATTTGACCGCCAGGTTTCGGCGGGAGGGATTGTCAGAAAAGCCCAGAAAATCTTCGTTCAGCAATTCAAAGGTCGGAACATCTTCCAGTAGTACCCTGTATCGCAGCAATTCGCCTGTTTGGCGGGCCAATAACATAAAATCCTCACCATTGTACTGATAAAAATCAAAATGGTCATTTGCCCGGAGGCTGATGTTGGGGATGCTGACAGGGGACAGTTCATCCGCTGATGATCCCTGATTTCCAAACAGGAGTATTCTGGTCAAGACAAAATCCTCAATGCTTACCCCGGAGATAAAAACAAGTGCTTTCTGATGGCTCGTGGTGTATTCTGTATATTGAAGGTCCGTCAGGCCGAGGGAAGAAAGGGCCAAATAATCAGGGGTAGAGAGCTGTAAGAATTCATTGTTCCAGGTATAAAGAAATGCCTGTCCTACGGGGTTTCCATCTTTGATAGTGTTGGCAGTAACGACGAGTTGGCCTGCAGCATTATTGCCCTTAAAAAAGGGTCGGCTGTTTTCTCCCAAATCAATCATGTCTTCTTGCAAAAATGCGGAGGTATGATCCGCTGAATTACTGTTTTCAGGACGTTTATGAATGCTTTGAGAAAAGTCTATTCCTGCGGTAAGGGTGGTTTGTGAACTGTTTAAGGAGACCAAGAGGTCATTTTCGAGAAGTTGGCCGACCTGAAAGATGGGGAATTCCGGAAGCTTCCCAAAACCCGGTAATGTGGTGCTATACTCGGTAAACAGCGGCTCTGTGTTGCTGCCTTTATTAGGGAGGTAATAGAGGGAGTTGCATTCATCCTGTCCCATTAGCAAGTCTAAAACGCCGTCGTTATTGAAATCCTTTAGAAGGATGCTATGCCCTCCAGAGTGCTGGATGGAGTTGTTTTCTTGACTGGGAGGAAGTTTTCTGGAAATCACGTCGCCGTCGCAAGTACGTCCGAAGGAAAAGTTTCCGCACCCGCAAAACTCAAAATTCCCCCAGCGAACCTTTGCACTGGCAAAACCATCAATGCCGGCAACGCCGTTACGCTCCACACTGGTGTTTTGATAGTACTCCAGGTAATCCCCTGCTGCAAAATTAAAAGTCACCACATCCAGGTCTCCATCACCGTCCAAATCCTGAATGGCCGGGACATCCAAGTTGTTGGCTTGGAAGTTGGAGCCGTTTTCCAGCTTTAGAAAGTTTTCAGCTACTTCCCATGAAGGGTGAGATTGCCCTTGGGGGGTAGTATTGCGATAGGCTTTTATCCCGAAAGGGGTACTGGTAAAAAGATCTTTTTTCCCATCACCATCAAAATCTGCCAAGACCAAAAAACCACTGACATCATCCGGGAAATAATGGGGCATGTAAGGAAGGTAGGTGAATTGATCATCTTGCTGTGCAAACACTTTGATGTTTCGGGCGTTGATGTCCCATATGACCAGTTCTTCACGACCATCGCCATTGACATCAAAAGGTTGGATTTGTGCGGCATTGAGGCCTCCAGCAAATGCCATGGGCAGGATCTTTCCGTTTTGGCTTACCTCTTTTTCTGCAAATCGGTAGGCTTTTTGGCCCAGGCTGGAAAAAGTAATGCACAAAAAAACAAATGGTAAAAGGTGTTTCATCAATAGGTGAAGATTTTCATTCAAAGCAAAGATGTAGAAACTTTAGTTTTCGTCTAAAATTAAACGAACAATCTTGCATAAAGATGTATGGGAATCGTTTATTTTGAGTGAACGTAATATCCCAATGGCTGGAGAGGAAAAAATATCCTGGGATTTGCAGTGGAGGGACTGTTCCACTTGTTTTGTCATAAAATAGTTATCGCATATTACACAAATGACTAGCATAGAATCTTTATATACCGTTTACAAGCAATCGACCGGGGTAAGTACCGATACCCGAAAAATAGAAAAGGGAAATCTCTTTTTTGCACTGAAAGGCCCAAACTTCAATGCCAATTCCTTTGCGGCAAAGGCGTTGGATATGGGAGCTTCAGCCGTGGTGATCGATGAGGAGGAGTTTGCTGTAGCAGGAGATGCCCGCTATGTGCTCGTTGACGATGTGCTTGTTGCCCTGCAGCAGCTTGCCAATCACCATCGCAAACAGCTGGACATTCCCTTTTTGGCCATCACGGGCTCCAATGGTAAGACCACTACCAAAGAGTTGATAAATGCCGTCTTGGCCAAAAAGTACAAGACGTACGCCACGGTGGGAAATCTCAATAACCATATTGGTGTGCCGTTGACCCTGCTGGCGATGGATGAAACCACGGAAATCGGCATCGTGGAAATGGGAGCCAATAAGATCGGAGACATTGCAGCGCTTTGTGAGATTGCGGAGCCTACGCACGGGTTGATCACCAATATCGGAAGGGCTCATTTGGAAGGCTTTGGTGGGTTTGAAGGAGTGCTTCGCGCCAAGACAGAGCTGTACCAGTTTTTGATTAGTCATAAGGGGAAAATCTTCGTCAATAGCCAAAATCAAGTGCTGGCCAATATGATAAAGCGAATGGATGATCCCATTACCTATCCCTCCAAAGGTGATTTTTACCATTGTGAGTTGGTAGCGGCCAATCCGTTTGTGACCTTCAAGCTGGCCAAAGGAAGCATTCATGAGACCAAAATGCTGGGAGGGTATAATTTCGAGAACATTGCCACTGCGCTGACTGTAGGGGTGTTTTTCGGGGTGGAGGAAAATATCGCTGCCACTGCCATTTGTGCCTATACCCCTGGAAATATGCGGTCCCAGTTGATCGAAAAGCGCAGTAACCTTATCGTGCTGGATGCTTACAATGCCAATCCCAGTAGCATGGAACAGGCCATCAGGACTTTTGGGAAAATGACAGGCAAGCCCCATAAAATGGTCATTTTAGGAGATATGTATGAATTGGGCGATAATACTGTCGAGGAACATAAAAAACTCGGCGAATGGGTGAGTGAATATGATATCGAAAAAGTATGCTTTACAGGAGAGCTTACGCAAAGTGCCCTGCTGAAAGCCCCTCGGGCGCTCTATTTTCCGGATCCCTTTAGTCTCCGCAATTGGCTGGCAGACTCCAAACTGGAAGATCACCTCATCCTTATCAAAGGCAGCCGGGGAATGAAATTAGAAGGGTTGGTGGAGTTTATTTAAACCCGAAATATGCCATAGAAAATCTATTACGGTCTGAAATTGCTTCAAAATCAGTCGCTTCGCTGCTGTTTTCGACTTCACCGTAGCGATGCTATATCTCCGTCTCCAAACGACCTGATTTTCTTGCAGTTTCAGCCCTCATTACGAATTCTATTGCATCATCCGGGTTAAAGCTCAGGCTAATTTTATAGAACATGGAGAAACTCCAACTGCTCACCTGCTAAAAAGTCCCCGTCCCGCTGAGGAAGTAGGAGAAATCCATCGGTTTCCGTTAAGCTGAACAGGTCGCCCGAGCCGTTATGGTTAAAAGGCAGGGCCTGGCCGGTTTGCGGGTCAAGTCGGACAGATAAGAAGCGAGATAAGTTAGGATTGCCAGGGACTTTTTCTCCCAGTGCTTTTACTTCCAAACGAATCGGATTCCCCAGCGAGGCATGGAGCCATTGCTGAAAATAGAACAAATGATTTACATAAGTGGAAACGGGGTTTCCAGGGTAAGCAAAGATTTTGGTGGATTGTTTGTCGTGATGACCAAACCAAAATGGTTTTCCCGGTCGCTGAGCCACTCGGTGAAACAGCTTTTTCACACCCAAGTCATCCAAAACGGCCGGGATATGGTCAAATTTCCCTTTGGAGACACCGCCGCTTAACAGCAGCACATCAAACTCCTCAATCAATTTGGACAGCGTTTTTTGCAATGCTTCCTTGTCATCATTGATGTGGTACATTTCCCCGTGAATGCCTTGCTGGGCCAAGGCGGCACAAAGGGAATGGACATTGGATTTTCTGATCTGATGGGGAAGTGGGGCCTGATCCACGTCGACCAGCTCGTCACCAGTGGAAACGATGGCCACCGAGGGGAGTTTGGCCACTGAGACGGTGGTCTTTCCTACGGTAGCCAAAATGCCGATGTCCGCAGCGGTAAGTAATTTTCCTTTGGAAATGATTTTTTCACCTTTCATGGAATCACTGCCACGATAGTGGACATAGCGCTTGGCTGCTTTTTCCAGCTGAATATGGGCATTCCCGTCCTTTATTTCAATTTCCTCATAAGGAATGATGGTGTCCGCACCAGCAGGTAAAATGGCCCCTGTCATGACCTCCAGGCAGTGATCAGGACCCAATAGTTCCATTTTGGGAGCTCCTGCAGCTTGGATGCCTTGGATGGCATAGGACGATTGGAAAGGGTTTTCGATATGGCCCAATTGGATGGCAATCCCGTCCATCATTACCCGGTCAAAAGGAGGCGCATCCCGGTCGGTAAAGATATCTTCTGCCAAATGGCGCCCAATCGACTTGGAAAGCGTTATTTCTTCGGTGCCATAAGCATGTCGTTGATCGAGCACCGCCTGTAGCGCTTCGTTAATGGTAATCATGGATGGAAAGTGGTTTGTTTTAAAGTAATTGAAAAAAGGTAAGAAGGATAATGGTTTAATTCATTACTTCCAATCCTCGGCCTCCAAGGCATTCATGCCTCCTTCCAGGTTATAGATGATTTGTTCCGGGTGAAGCGACTGGAGCAATTGAGCGGCTTGAAGGCTTCTTTTGCCGGACTGGCAGATCAGGATTACCGGTGCTTTTTCGTTGATCTCCTGGTGCCTTTCTGTCAATTGGGACAAAGGAATATTTTGAGCACTGTCCAGATGGCCACTGTCAAATTCCCCTTCATTCCTTACATCGATGATCTGATGCTGGCTATCGCCTTCCCGTTTACTCCAAAACTCCTCGCAGGTTAAGCTGGTTACCGGCAGATCGGTGCTGCACATGGGTTGGCCATAATTCTCTTGGAGTTTTCTGATGGATTGGTTTTCGGGAACGGAGGTCAGTCCTACTTTTAGATGCGTTTGGGCCAACGTGTCAATGATCAGTAGTTTTCCCGCCAAGGGTTCACCGATTCCCGTGAGTACTTTAACCGCTTCCAGGGCCTGATAGGTACCGATCAGGCCAGGCAAGATGCCCAGCACGCCGTTTTCGTCACAGTTCAGGATGGCTGAAGGATCGCCCACTTCAGGAAACAAACAACGGTAAGTGGGGCCGTTTTGGTAATTCATGACACTTACTTGCCCCTCAAATTCATGCAGGGCACCGTATATGAATGGTTTGTCCAACATAACACAGGCATCATTTACCAAATAGCGCGTGCCAAAATTATCCGAGGCATCTACAATGAGGTCATAGTCTGCCAATTCCTGCAAGGCATTTACAGGTGTCAAAAATTCACGGACATTGATGAAGCGGGTGGAGGGGTTCTGTCTCCTGAGATATTGGATGAGCACATCGGTCTTGTGTTTTCCTACATCCTCCGGAGTGAAGAGGGTCTGCCGCGCCAGGTTACTTTCAGCTACGGTATCTTGATCCATAATGGCCAATGTACCCACACCGACTCCGTTGAGGTATTGGGCGACGGGTGTCCCCAGGCCTCCCGCACCGATGATCAGTACACTGGATGAAGCCAGCTTGTCTTGGGATTGCTTCCCAAAACTTTTCAGACGGATTTGCTTTTGATAGCGTGTTTCGTTCATTGCTAGTGTTCTCCTATTCGTGATTTTGCCATTTCATAATCTTCCGGGAAATTGGCATTGAAAAGCTCCAGATCATTCTCTGGATAGATGAGGTGTACATCTGAGTTGATGAGGAATTTTCTGGGGCAGCTTTTTCCCGATTCATTCATAAACTTCTTGGCCTCGATCAGTCCTTTAGGTTCCCATATTCCGATCAGGGGCTCTGGAAGTTTGGACTCATGTGTGGCGTATACGGTGGCATGCTTCTGAGGTTGCCGTTGTTTTACCAGTGCCCGAAGGCTTTCTTCGTGAATGTGGGGAAGGTCTACGGCTACGACCAGCCATGCCTTGTCCGGATATTGGTGGTGTGCGGAGAGGATGCCATTTAGGGGACCTTTAAACTGATCTTCGTCCAGTACATAGTTCAGTCCTGAATTGATGATGTTTTCCTGATCCGCCCTGCAGCTCACAAAAGTCTTTGGGCAGAGTTCCCTGAGGGTGTGATAAAGATAAGACCGGTGGTTGGTTCGGTAGTATTGAAGTTCTCCTTTATCTTGTCCCATTCGGCTGCTTTTGCCACCTGCCAATACAAGTCCGTAAAGGTTATCTGTTGAATGCATTTTTTCCTCCTTCTTTGGCCATTAGTTTCGTTTCAGTAATGTTGATGTCGTGGGTTAGCGCCTTGCACATATCATAAATGGTCAGTGCTGCGACACTGGCAGCTGTTAAAGCTTCCATTTCCACGCCGGTTTTTCCTTCGCATTTTACCGTAGCGGTGATGTTCAGCTGATGATCACCGGGGGCGATGTCCAGCTGTATTTTGCTCAAAGCCAACGGGTGGCACAGCGGGATCAAATCCGAAGTCTTTTTTGCGGCCATGGTGCCTGCGATGATGGCGGTTTGGATGATGCTGCCTTTTTTGCCCAGGAAGTTGTCCTTGGAAAGCTGATCAAATACCGCCTTTGGAAAAGTAACGACCGATTGGGCCGTGGCAGTTCGTTTCGTGACGGATTTTTCGGAAACATCTACCATTTTGGCATTTCCATCGCTGTCGACATGAGAGAGTTTTTGGTCTTTCATCCTCCGATTAAGGTCATTGATTTTTTGGTTTCGGATTGGTTTTCGGCTTCAAAGCCATCTTTGTGCCGGGCTTGCATGGCCGTAAAAATACTGAATTTTAGGCCGTTGATGTGATTGCTTTCGCGCAGGAGAGCCCGCAGGTCAATTGTCTCTGTGGAATAGAGACAAGTTTGCATTTCTCCTTTGGCGGTAACCCTTACCCGGTTACAGGTGCCACAAAACGTTCTTGAATAAGAGGGGATCACGCCAAACGTTCCCTTGCTTCCTTCGCGTTGGTAGTTTAAGGAAGTGGAGCTCGCTGGGGCTGGCAGCTTTTGAATGGGCCCAAAATGCTCCTTGATATGTTCCAATATGGCGATGTAATCCCATTTTAAGGAAACCGGCTCACTGGTCTGGCCATTAAAAGGCATCTCTTCCAGAAACCGTACCGAGATGGGGTGATCTTGGACGTACTTTACAAAAGGAATGATGTCTTCGGTGTTTTTGCCATCCATGATTACACAGTTGAGCTTTACATCAAAACCCTCCTCCATCATCCGCTGGATATTGGCCATGACGGTGTCGTACTGATCCCTTCTGGTAATCTCATTAAAGCGGGCTTTGTCCAAGCTGTCAAAACTGATGTTGATTTTGGTGATGCCCAGCTGTTTGAGGTGCAGGATATGAGGGCCAATCAAGGTGGCGTTGGTGGTAATGGAGATTTCCTCCAGGCCTTCCAGACCGGAGAGCTTTTCCAGAAAATCCATTAGTCCTTTGCGGACAAATGGTTCACCACCGGTGATGCGGATTTTATCCACCCCCATCGCTACAAAAGTCTGTGAGAGCAGCCACAATTCGTCCCAGCTCAGCAGTTCTTTTTTATGGGCAAACTGAACCCCCTCTTCGGGCATGCAGTACTGACAGCGTAAGTTACAATTGTCTGTGACTGCAAGCCTCAGGTAGTTGATTGTTCTTCCGTGATTGTCAATAAGCATTTGGAATGATTTAGGGATGTGCATTGATCCAGGTGCTGTGGTCCTGGTATGTTTCTTTTTTCCAGATCGGAACAACCTCTTTCAACCGGTCTATCAGATACCTGGAGGCTGCAAAGGCCGCATCTCGATGGGCCGAAGAAGCGCCGATGAACACCACGGGGTCGGTGATTTTTTTTTCGCCGACGGCGTGGATAATGACTATTTTATGTAGAGGCCATTCTTGGGCGGCCTCTTGCGCGAGCTCTTGCATCTTTAATATCGCCATTTTTTCATAGGCTTCAAAGAAAAGATGGCTCACATCTTTATCGTTGTTTAAGTCCCTGACGGTACCGATGAAGGTGCAGATGCCGCCACTTTTTGGGTGAATCAAGTGCTGATACGCTGCATTGATGTCAATGTCTTTTTCTATCGAAATATGATGTTCCATATAGGTTTATCCTCCGCTTACTGGTGGTATCAACGCAACTTCGTCGTGTTTGTTTACCATGGTTTCTTCACTGGCATAGAATAGGTTGACCGAGATGGCCAAGGATGGGAGGTGGACCAATTCAGGGTATTTCTGAAAAAGCAAGGATTTGAGGTCTTTTACTTTTACGAATGTCTCTTCCACTGGAAAATCGATCATGGCAGATCCCGTAATGTCTTTCGCTGCGCCAAATGTGTGAATTTTCATGTCCTTAAATGGTTTTGCCTCAGGCGATTGATTGTTTGGATGTGTGGACATTTGCCGGGTAACTTATTTCTTCCCGCTTATGTCTCCCGCAAGATACAAAAGAAATTTAAAATACGTAAATTTACGTAGTTTTTATTTTACTGTTGTCCAAAACGCAAGGCAATAAGTAAGCAAGTTAAGTATAAAATACCCAGAAATACCAAAGCTCTGGGTTTATTGCGCCGATCGTAGGTTGAGCGTGAAAGCGCTCCTTTTTATACGTGATGGAGCAAGTGATTTGGCTGCGGCCATAAAGGGTTTGCTTTACACCTATAGGTTTTCAATATGTTGCTTAAGCCCGGGTTCGTCTTCCAGCTTTTTGAGAAGCTCCACCACATTGTTGACTTTGAGCTTTTTCATGATGTTGAAGCGGTGGGTTTCGATGGTACGGATGCTTTTGCCCAGTTGTTCTGCGATTTCCTTGTTACTGGTGCCATCGGAAATCATTTTTAATATTTGCTTTTCCCGCTTGGTGATGTCGTAATCATTGGCAGGGGTAATGCTTTTGCTGGATTTTTTATCCTTGACATTTAGGTAGCTTTTTACCAATACTTGGCTGATGTCTCCGCTAAAGTACTGTCCACCTTGATGAATGGTCCGAATGGCCTTCATAAACTCGTCCTTACTGGTGTCTTTCAATAGATAGCCTGCGGCGCCGCATTCGATGGATTGGAGGATATAGTCCTCATCATCGTGCATGGAAAGAATAAGGGATTTGGTGGGTTGCTGAGAGCTGGTGAGCTTCCTGGTGGCATCTAGGCCGTTCATGACCGGCATTCGGATATCGATGATCAGAAGATCCGGTTTTACTTCTTTTACTTTTTCGATAGCCTCCTCACCATTGGAAGCTTCACCTATCACTTCCACTTCCCCCTCATTTTCCAAGAGGTTTTTGATGCCACTTCTGACCACCATATGGTCATCTGCCAGTACTACTTTAATCTTTTCCATTATGCGTATGTTTTACTCCATTAGTCTAGGGGGACGTTTATACTGATCGTAGTTCCCTTACCTATTTGGGAATTGATCGTACATTGTCCATTGATAAAATTAGCTCTTTCCCGGATATTGAACAAACCGTGTCCGGAAGCTGATAAATGTCCTTTTTCTTCTAGTTTGTTTACATCAAAGCCTTTGCCATCATCCTGAATGTCCACATTTAAAAATTGGGAATTGTGGGAAAGAACGATCTTTACTTCGCTTGCTTGGGCGTATTTGATCGCATTGTTGACGGCCTCTTGACAAATTCTGTACAGGTTGTTTTCTACCTTTCCTTCCAGTCGGTTTAAAAAGCCGGTTTGGTTTTCGAAAGTTACCTGGAGATCGGAAAGCTTGGTGATTTCACGGCAGAATTTGTTGAGTACAGGGACGATGCCATAATCTGAAAGTGCACTAGGGGTTAGGTTAAATGA comes from Echinicola vietnamensis DSM 17526 and encodes:
- a CDS encoding T9SS type A sorting domain-containing protein, encoding MKHLLPFVFLCITFSSLGQKAYRFAEKEVSQNGKILPMAFAGGLNAAQIQPFDVNGDGREELVIWDINARNIKVFAQQDDQFTYLPYMPHYFPDDVSGFLVLADFDGDGKKDLFTSTPFGIKAYRNTTPQGQSHPSWEVAENFLKLENGSNFQANNLDVPAIQDLDGDGDLDVVTFNFAAGDYLEYYQNTSVERNGVAGIDGFASAKVRWGNFEFCGCGNFSFGRTCDGDVISRKLPPSQENNSIQHSGGHSILLKDFNNDGVLDLLMGQDECNSLYYLPNKGSNTEPLFTEYSTTLPGFGKLPEFPIFQVGQLLENDLLVSLNSSQTTLTAGIDFSQSIHKRPENSNSADHTSAFLQEDMIDLGENSRPFFKGNNAAGQLVVTANTIKDGNPVGQAFLYTWNNEFLQLSTPDYLALSSLGLTDLQYTEYTTSHQKALVFISGVSIEDFVLTRILLFGNQGSSADELSPVSIPNISLRANDHFDFYQYNGEDFMLLARQTGELLRYRVLLEDVPTFELLNEDFLGFSDNPSRRNLAVKSTPANGTLDLYAVDQRGILMYLPDFINSNNPETALLTLPNGTMSTTRLGRNTWIASIPEAFGNKTHLLMGNNGGGLQLLEDISNGTAPPVDGQLQVNLYPNPSNGPVYLISNASGMVRVVNSLGQILVESFRVNANVRAEMDVRTLASGLYFVQFISDTGTESTKKLVVE
- a CDS encoding UDP-N-acetylmuramoyl-tripeptide--D-alanyl-D-alanine ligase; the encoded protein is MTSIESLYTVYKQSTGVSTDTRKIEKGNLFFALKGPNFNANSFAAKALDMGASAVVIDEEEFAVAGDARYVLVDDVLVALQQLANHHRKQLDIPFLAITGSNGKTTTKELINAVLAKKYKTYATVGNLNNHIGVPLTLLAMDETTEIGIVEMGANKIGDIAALCEIAEPTHGLITNIGRAHLEGFGGFEGVLRAKTELYQFLISHKGKIFVNSQNQVLANMIKRMDDPITYPSKGDFYHCELVAANPFVTFKLAKGSIHETKMLGGYNFENIATALTVGVFFGVEENIAATAICAYTPGNMRSQLIEKRSNLIVLDAYNANPSSMEQAIRTFGKMTGKPHKMVILGDMYELGDNTVEEHKKLGEWVSEYDIEKVCFTGELTQSALLKAPRALYFPDPFSLRNWLADSKLEDHLILIKGSRGMKLEGLVEFI
- a CDS encoding molybdopterin molybdotransferase MoeA — encoded protein: MITINEALQAVLDQRHAYGTEEITLSKSIGRHLAEDIFTDRDAPPFDRVMMDGIAIQLGHIENPFQSSYAIQGIQAAGAPKMELLGPDHCLEVMTGAILPAGADTIIPYEEIEIKDGNAHIQLEKAAKRYVHYRGSDSMKGEKIISKGKLLTAADIGILATVGKTTVSVAKLPSVAIVSTGDELVDVDQAPLPHQIRKSNVHSLCAALAQQGIHGEMYHINDDKEALQKTLSKLIEEFDVLLLSGGVSKGKFDHIPAVLDDLGVKKLFHRVAQRPGKPFWFGHHDKQSTKIFAYPGNPVSTYVNHLFYFQQWLHASLGNPIRLEVKALGEKVPGNPNLSRFLSVRLDPQTGQALPFNHNGSGDLFSLTETDGFLLLPQRDGDFLAGEQLEFLHVL
- a CDS encoding HesA/MoeB/ThiF family protein; this encodes MNETRYQKQIRLKSFGKQSQDKLASSSVLIIGAGGLGTPVAQYLNGVGVGTLAIMDQDTVAESNLARQTLFTPEDVGKHKTDVLIQYLRRQNPSTRFINVREFLTPVNALQELADYDLIVDASDNFGTRYLVNDACVMLDKPFIYGALHEFEGQVSVMNYQNGPTYRCLFPEVGDPSAILNCDENGVLGILPGLIGTYQALEAVKVLTGIGEPLAGKLLIIDTLAQTHLKVGLTSVPENQSIRKLQENYGQPMCSTDLPVTSLTCEEFWSKREGDSQHQIIDVRNEGEFDSGHLDSAQNIPLSQLTERHQEINEKAPVILICQSGKRSLQAAQLLQSLHPEQIIYNLEGGMNALEAEDWK
- a CDS encoding NTP transferase domain-containing protein codes for the protein MHSTDNLYGLVLAGGKSSRMGQDKGELQYYRTNHRSYLYHTLRELCPKTFVSCRADQENIINSGLNYVLDEDQFKGPLNGILSAHHQYPDKAWLVVAVDLPHIHEESLRALVKQRQPQKHATVYATHESKLPEPLIGIWEPKGLIEAKKFMNESGKSCPRKFLINSDVHLIYPENDLELFNANFPEDYEMAKSRIGEH
- the moaC gene encoding cyclic pyranopterin monophosphate synthase MoaC, with protein sequence MKDQKLSHVDSDGNAKMVDVSEKSVTKRTATAQSVVTFPKAVFDQLSKDNFLGKKGSIIQTAIIAGTMAAKKTSDLIPLCHPLALSKIQLDIAPGDHQLNITATVKCEGKTGVEMEALTAASVAALTIYDMCKALTHDINITETKLMAKEGGKNAFNR
- the moaA gene encoding GTP 3',8-cyclase MoaA, coding for MLIDNHGRTINYLRLAVTDNCNLRCQYCMPEEGVQFAHKKELLSWDELWLLSQTFVAMGVDKIRITGGEPFVRKGLMDFLEKLSGLEGLEEISITTNATLIGPHILHLKQLGITKINISFDSLDKARFNEITRRDQYDTVMANIQRMMEEGFDVKLNCVIMDGKNTEDIIPFVKYVQDHPISVRFLEEMPFNGQTSEPVSLKWDYIAILEHIKEHFGPIQKLPAPASSTSLNYQREGSKGTFGVIPSYSRTFCGTCNRVRVTAKGEMQTCLYSTETIDLRALLRESNHINGLKFSIFTAMQARHKDGFEAENQSETKKSMTLIGG
- a CDS encoding molybdenum cofactor biosynthesis protein MoaE: MEHHISIEKDIDINAAYQHLIHPKSGGICTFIGTVRDLNNDKDVSHLFFEAYEKMAILKMQELAQEAAQEWPLHKIVIIHAVGEKKITDPVVFIGASSAHRDAAFAASRYLIDRLKEVVPIWKKETYQDHSTWINAHP
- a CDS encoding MoaD/ThiS family protein, with translation MKIHTFGAAKDITGSAMIDFPVEETFVKVKDLKSLLFQKYPELVHLPSLAISVNLFYASEETMVNKHDEVALIPPVSGG
- a CDS encoding response regulator transcription factor; this encodes MEKIKVVLADDHMVVRSGIKNLLENEGEVEVIGEASNGEEAIEKVKEVKPDLLIIDIRMPVMNGLDATRKLTSSQQPTKSLILSMHDDEDYILQSIECGAAGYLLKDTSKDEFMKAIRTIHQGGQYFSGDISQVLVKSYLNVKDKKSSKSITPANDYDITKREKQILKMISDGTSNKEIAEQLGKSIRTIETHRFNIMKKLKVNNVVELLKKLEDEPGLKQHIENL